The bacterium genome has a segment encoding these proteins:
- a CDS encoding enoyl-CoA hydratase/isomerase family protein, producing the protein MTAHDYEGYRALHFDRVGDVLRIAIDHPSSDLNAVDALLHDELTRVFRELKRETRARAVLLTGRGRAFSAGGDFDWFPSLDDLEKLENL; encoded by the coding sequence ATGACGGCCCACGACTACGAGGGTTATCGCGCCCTGCACTTCGATCGAGTTGGTGATGTATTGCGCATTGCGATCGATCACCCGAGCAGCGATCTCAATGCGGTCGACGCGCTCCTGCACGACGAGCTCACGCGCGTCTTCCGCGAGCTCAAGCGCGAAACTCGCGCGCGCGCGGTACTACTGACCGGCCGCGGACGCGCATTCAGCGCCGGTGGTGACTTCGACTGGTTCCCGTCGCTCGACGATCTGGAAAAACTCGAAAACCTGC
- a CDS encoding TetR/AcrR family transcriptional regulator has product MTSQDMVSAKARRTYENLVQATSAEIAASGSFSAERVAKRAGTSPATFYSYFASKDAALAAAFSSVLDRLVAWIDQTLSIESLLEKSTREFCREFVVQATDFFTRESLVFRCALARLPEYRALRDAYREHESQAFQRYERFIALAQNAGKVRPGDPKQMARALLVLTQGLNNPLALGLGADDPLLRELADALFALLAPSGSGGERISE; this is encoded by the coding sequence GTGACGTCCCAAGACATGGTCAGTGCAAAGGCACGCCGCACCTACGAAAACCTGGTCCAGGCCACGAGTGCGGAAATCGCTGCCAGCGGTTCTTTCAGTGCGGAGCGCGTGGCGAAACGGGCCGGAACCTCGCCCGCTACTTTCTACTCGTACTTCGCCTCCAAGGACGCCGCACTCGCCGCGGCCTTTTCCTCGGTTCTCGACCGACTGGTCGCCTGGATCGATCAAACCCTCAGCATCGAGAGCCTGCTCGAAAAAAGCACCCGCGAGTTTTGTCGCGAGTTCGTGGTGCAGGCCACCGACTTCTTTACGCGCGAATCCCTGGTGTTTCGCTGCGCGCTCGCGCGCCTGCCCGAGTACCGCGCGTTGCGAGACGCCTATCGCGAACACGAGTCCCAGGCCTTCCAGCGTTATGAACGCTTCATCGCCCTGGCCCAGAACGCCGGGAAGGTGCGCCCCGGCGACCCGAAACAGATGGCCCGTGCGCTCCTGGTCCTCACCCAGGGGCTCAACAATCCCCTGGCCCTCGGGCTCGGAGCCGACGATCCGCTCCTGCGCGAACTGGCCGATGCGCTCTTCGCGCTACTGGCGCCGAGCGGCTCGGGCGGGGAGAGGATTTCTGAGTAA
- a CDS encoding flavin-dependent monooxygenase, with protein sequence MSFSTLETVREMSAAIRLRGDEIERARQVPADIVGDLRQNGIFRLCIPKALGGAEAHALETLQVIEEIARADGSTAWVVMVGSTTALLSGYLDDGWSKQIYGSDPRVITAGVTAPNGRARRVEGGIEVTGQWQWGSGCHHADWLIGASLLVDDDGEIVLDENGAPYHFLPFLSADQVEILDTWYVHGMAGSGSTDFKVEKAFVPEGRWLRFGVSQPRLKGLYQFPLLGFLGLGVCSISLGLARRAIDELVSLASQKVPVASTRTLRERAYVQSSVAEAEAAVRSARALLREAVESAWDAASTGDPLTVDHRLLLRLATTNASRQSARAVDLMYNAAGGSSVYESCPLGRIFRDMHVATQHIMVGPPTYELAGRVFLGLPTDTSML encoded by the coding sequence ATGAGCTTTTCGACCCTCGAGACTGTCCGCGAGATGAGCGCTGCAATCCGCCTCCGGGGCGATGAAATCGAGCGGGCCCGCCAGGTACCGGCCGACATCGTGGGCGATCTGCGCCAGAACGGGATCTTTCGACTCTGCATCCCGAAAGCTCTCGGAGGCGCCGAGGCGCACGCGCTGGAGACACTCCAGGTCATCGAGGAAATCGCCCGCGCCGATGGCTCGACCGCGTGGGTCGTGATGGTCGGCTCCACAACGGCCTTGCTATCGGGCTATCTCGACGACGGCTGGTCGAAGCAGATCTACGGCAGCGACCCGCGTGTGATCACGGCCGGTGTTACCGCGCCCAACGGGCGGGCGCGCCGGGTCGAAGGGGGCATCGAAGTAACCGGTCAATGGCAGTGGGGAAGCGGTTGCCATCACGCCGACTGGTTGATTGGCGCGTCCCTGTTGGTCGATGACGATGGAGAGATCGTGCTCGATGAAAACGGCGCCCCGTATCACTTCTTGCCCTTCCTATCCGCCGATCAGGTCGAGATCCTCGACACCTGGTATGTGCACGGCATGGCGGGCTCGGGCAGTACCGACTTCAAGGTCGAGAAGGCGTTTGTTCCGGAGGGGCGCTGGTTGCGCTTCGGTGTCAGCCAGCCGCGATTGAAGGGTCTGTACCAGTTTCCGCTTCTAGGCTTCCTCGGACTCGGTGTGTGTTCGATCTCGCTTGGACTCGCACGTCGCGCGATCGATGAACTGGTTTCCCTGGCGAGTCAGAAAGTGCCGGTCGCCAGCACGCGAACGCTACGTGAGCGCGCCTATGTGCAGTCCTCCGTAGCCGAAGCGGAAGCAGCGGTTCGCTCCGCGCGTGCGCTGCTACGCGAGGCGGTCGAGTCGGCCTGGGATGCCGCGTCGACGGGTGATCCGCTCACCGTCGATCACCGACTCCTTCTGCGCCTGGCCACCACCAATGCTTCCCGCCAATCCGCCCGCGCCGTGGATCTGATGTACAACGCCGCCGGTGGCAGTTCGGTCTACGAAAGCTGCCCGCTGGGCCGCATCTTCCGCGACATGCACGTGGCCACACAGCACATCATGGTGGGCCCCCCGACCTATGAGCTGGCGGGTCGGGTTTTCCTCGGCCTGCCGACCGATACGAGCATGCTCTAG
- a CDS encoding asparagine synthetase B family protein: MSQEEARQRVESGDVQRVREIDGHFALVAQRGEIVRMARSLQLPMRYFIVKQAEGPALLVADRIDAIKGWLDERGFGDQFHPSYTRMVPAHYITEIALVGCPDPNPIHNRFFNPEREVLAPDLDQIGEKYIGTLANEIGKWLHALPQDEPIGVSFSGGIDSGSVFLVLYHLLSSSGMNPARLKAFTLSVDGAGEDLEQARRFLAQLDLQLFHEPIEVPNSYVDLDQTIRILEDYKPLDVQSGAMALALCRGIRERYPDWRQLVDGDGGDENLKDYPIEENPELTIRSVLNNLMLYHEGWGVDSIKHSLTYSGGLSRGCTRGYAPARCFGFTGFSPFTLPNVVEVSEGIPFIELTDWDHEKLYQLKGEIVSRGVRALTGLEMPVFEKRRFQHGVARDSVIKDRFPEDPAVYRSVFQSI, from the coding sequence ATGTCCCAGGAAGAGGCGCGTCAGCGTGTCGAGAGCGGCGACGTGCAACGCGTACGAGAGATCGACGGCCACTTCGCTCTGGTCGCCCAGCGAGGCGAAATCGTGCGAATGGCCCGTTCTCTACAGCTTCCCATGCGCTACTTCATCGTGAAGCAGGCCGAGGGCCCCGCTCTGCTGGTGGCGGATCGCATTGACGCCATCAAGGGCTGGCTGGATGAGCGCGGATTCGGAGATCAGTTTCATCCCAGCTACACGCGGATGGTCCCCGCTCACTACATCACCGAGATCGCCCTGGTGGGTTGTCCGGATCCCAATCCGATTCACAACCGCTTCTTCAATCCGGAGCGGGAAGTGCTGGCGCCCGATCTGGATCAGATCGGTGAGAAGTACATCGGCACGTTGGCGAATGAGATCGGAAAATGGCTGCACGCACTCCCGCAAGACGAACCGATCGGGGTTTCGTTCTCGGGTGGCATCGATAGCGGCTCTGTTTTTCTGGTGCTCTACCACCTGCTCTCCAGTTCTGGAATGAACCCTGCTCGTTTGAAAGCCTTTACGTTGAGCGTCGATGGGGCGGGTGAAGATCTGGAACAGGCGAGGCGGTTTCTCGCACAACTCGACCTGCAACTCTTTCACGAGCCCATCGAAGTTCCCAATAGCTATGTCGATCTGGATCAGACGATTCGCATTCTCGAGGACTACAAACCCCTCGATGTCCAGTCCGGCGCCATGGCTCTGGCTCTGTGTCGCGGTATCCGCGAACGATATCCCGATTGGCGACAGCTTGTGGATGGAGATGGAGGCGATGAGAACCTCAAGGACTATCCGATCGAGGAGAATCCAGAGCTGACCATCCGCAGCGTGCTCAATAATCTCATGCTCTACCACGAAGGTTGGGGCGTCGATTCAATCAAGCACTCCCTGACCTATTCCGGCGGACTGAGCCGCGGATGCACGCGTGGTTATGCTCCGGCCCGCTGTTTCGGTTTCACCGGCTTCAGTCCATTCACGCTGCCCAATGTCGTCGAGGTTTCCGAAGGCATCCCCTTCATCGAACTCACCGACTGGGATCACGAGAAGCTCTATCAACTGAAGGGCGAGATCGTATCGCGAGGTGTGCGTGCGCTTACCGGGTTGGAGATGCCGGTCTTCGAGAAGCGTCGTTTCCAGCACGGCGTCGCTCGCGACAGCGTGATCAAGGATCGATTTCCAGAAGATCCGGCCGTGTATCGCAGTGTCTTCCAATCGATCTAG
- a CDS encoding radical SAM protein, translating to MLPPLTSRAIVSARGPRLSVDPERPGGFFVEKELTADRELVDVATILLTNRECPFRCLVCDLWKHTTEKRVAAGAVTRQIQWALDRLPATSHLKLYNAGSFFDVQAVSRQDREEIAGLVGRKKTLVVECHPKLVNSDCIEFAQSIAPAELQVAMGLETVDPDVLSRLNKGMTLEDFEAATRLLLDGGVAVRAFILLGAPGHFGTESVLWAKRSVDYAQSLGVESCVVIPVRSGNGIVNQLEREGFFVRPTLEQLEEVVVSGIQNGRGRVLADLWDIESLAEGEERGAARVEALRHMNLTQQVSPSSSRG from the coding sequence GTGCTGCCTCCGCTCACGAGCCGAGCGATCGTTTCTGCTCGTGGTCCGCGCCTGTCCGTCGACCCCGAGAGGCCGGGCGGCTTCTTCGTCGAGAAAGAACTGACGGCCGATCGCGAACTAGTCGACGTCGCGACCATTCTGCTCACCAATCGGGAATGCCCGTTTCGCTGCCTGGTCTGTGATCTCTGGAAGCACACCACCGAGAAACGGGTGGCCGCAGGAGCCGTGACCCGACAGATCCAATGGGCGCTGGATCGACTTCCCGCGACGTCCCACCTCAAACTGTACAACGCGGGCAGTTTCTTCGATGTGCAGGCCGTATCGCGACAGGATCGTGAGGAGATCGCCGGTCTCGTCGGTCGAAAGAAGACACTCGTTGTGGAGTGCCATCCCAAGCTGGTGAATTCAGATTGCATCGAGTTCGCCCAGTCCATCGCACCCGCGGAACTCCAGGTAGCCATGGGACTCGAGACCGTAGATCCCGACGTCCTGTCTCGTCTCAACAAGGGCATGACTCTGGAGGACTTCGAAGCCGCGACACGCCTGCTCCTCGATGGCGGCGTTGCCGTTCGCGCCTTTATTCTCCTGGGAGCCCCCGGTCATTTTGGAACAGAGAGCGTGCTCTGGGCGAAACGTTCCGTGGATTACGCCCAGTCGCTGGGCGTTGAATCTTGCGTGGTGATTCCAGTTCGATCGGGAAACGGAATCGTGAACCAGCTCGAACGAGAAGGATTCTTCGTGCGGCCTACACTCGAGCAGTTGGAGGAAGTCGTGGTTTCCGGAATCCAAAACGGACGCGGGCGAGTCCTCGCGGATCTCTGGGATATCGAATCGCTCGCAGAGGGCGAGGAACGGGGTGCGGCGCGAGTCGAGGCTCTCCGACACATGAACCTGACTCAGCAAGTGAGTCCTTCTTCGAGTCGCGGATAG